The region ACTGGAGCGTTCGCACCTCCAAGCGTCCACAGGGCGACAACAACACCATCACGTTCCAGAATCACGTTGACGCCTGGGCCAACCAGGGCTGGAATCTGGGAACCCACAACTACCAGGTCATGGCAACAGAAGGCTACGAGAGCAGCGGCAGCTCCAATGTGTCCGTCTGGGAATCCGGTACCGGTGGCGGCGGTGGCGGCGGTAACGCTGGCGGCGGCAGTACCGGGGACAACGAGATAGTGGTGCGTGCGCGCGGTACAAACGGCGATGAGCAGATCAGCCTGCGCGTCGACAATAGCACCGTGGCCACCTGGACCCTGTCCACCAACATGAGCAATTACACCTGGAACGGAAGCGCGACCGGCGGTATCACCGTGCAGTACGACAACGACGCCAGCGGTCGGGACGTGCAGGTGGATTATATTCAGGTCAACGGCGACACCCGTCAGTCTGAAAACCAGAGCTACAATACCGGTGTGTGGCAAAACAACCAGTGCGGTGGCTCCAACAGTGAATGGCTGCACTGCAACGGTGCCATTGGCTACGGCAACCTGTAATTCACTTACTGACCGCCAGGTCGTTCTGCCGGGGAGTGTGCTTGCACTCCCCTTTTTTAATGAGTCACCGGTTATGAATCGACTACCCGTTTCAATCATCGCTCTGACGCTGAGTAGCGCCAGCTCATGGGCTGTCGCTCAGGTGGATATCTACCAGAGCGATGCGTATTCCGTCGAAGAAATGTGCGCGCGGGAAGCCCAACAAAGCGCGGAAGGGGATTACAGTCAGGCGTACGAACAGTGCATTGACAAAAATCAGGACAACGAGCTTTATCAACCACAAGATGACCAACCCGATGCCGAGCACGAGGCGACATCCGACCATCATCAGGAAATCTGAGTTAGGGTTCACTCGTCCTGAAAATACTCCGGATGCTCGCGCGGGATCAGTGTCAGCACCTTGTACACATCCTGCATATGCACGGACATGGCCTTGCGGGCCGCCTCGGGGTCGTGATTTTTCACCGCATTGAGAATATCGCGATGCTGGTCGAGCACGCGGTGATACTGACCACTCATGTGCAGACTGAGGTTGCGCACACGGTCCATATGAGCTTTTTCAGATTCGATCAACTGCGTAACCCGGAGATACCCGGTACGCCCCGACAGCGTCTGATGGAAGTTATCGTCCAGCTTCTGGAACGCCAGGGCGTTATCGTTTTCCGCCGCGATGCGCTGCTCCTCCAGAATGGCTTCACACTCTTCTACCAACTCATCGTCCGCATGCTCCGCCACGTGGGCAATGACGGCCAGCTCCAGCGCCTCGCGAATAAAGCGGGCCTCCAGAATGTTCTCCATGCTGAACTTCGAGACGTAGGTGCCCCGTTGCGGGAGTACATCTACAAAGCCGATATTGGCCAGTTTGATCAGCGCTTCGCGCACCGGCGTGCGGCTGACACCAAACTGTTCGGCCAGCGCCGTTTCGGGAATCATCTGCCCGGGCTGAAACTCCATACTGACGATGGCATCCCGGATGAATTCAAAAATCTGAGCGGACACCGACCGGTTGCCAGCGATTCGGCGTTTTTTGGAGGAAGGAATGCTCGCTGCTGACTTTGCCACTGTCGCCTCGTCTGGTCAGTTCTTGTCGTGGTTTTTCCAGTATACCCCAGAAGAAGTCGGGCCCGACACTCTGCATCGGGCCCGACCGGTTCACCAAGCCTTCTCAATCAATAATCGACCCGCCGGTCGTTGCCCTTCGGGTGCCAGGGGTCGGGCACGTAGAAGGTGTGCTCCAGCTTCTTGTAGTGCTCCAGATCGTGCTCCGGCTCCCGAGAGCCTTCCGGAAGGGGCAGGCCGC is a window of Marinimicrobium sp. C6131 DNA encoding:
- a CDS encoding glycoside hydrolase family 11 protein, yielding MPLFDVKTASGGWLRTLSTALLTCSAALGIASTANAQTICDNQTGTNGGYYYTHWTDGGGSACMTLGSEGNYSYEWSNTGNFVGGKGWSTGASNRIIGYNAGNYSPSGNSYLTLYGWSTNPLVEYYVVDSWGSWRPPGGTSVGTVSTDGGTYDLYRTQRVNQPSIEGNTTFYQYWSVRTSKRPQGDNNTITFQNHVDAWANQGWNLGTHNYQVMATEGYESSGSSNVSVWESGTGGGGGGGNAGGGSTGDNEIVVRARGTNGDEQISLRVDNSTVATWTLSTNMSNYTWNGSATGGITVQYDNDASGRDVQVDYIQVNGDTRQSENQSYNTGVWQNNQCGGSNSEWLHCNGAIGYGNL
- a CDS encoding GntR family transcriptional regulator → MAKSAASIPSSKKRRIAGNRSVSAQIFEFIRDAIVSMEFQPGQMIPETALAEQFGVSRTPVREALIKLANIGFVDVLPQRGTYVSKFSMENILEARFIREALELAVIAHVAEHADDELVEECEAILEEQRIAAENDNALAFQKLDDNFHQTLSGRTGYLRVTQLIESEKAHMDRVRNLSLHMSGQYHRVLDQHRDILNAVKNHDPEAARKAMSVHMQDVYKVLTLIPREHPEYFQDE